A single window of Streptomyces sudanensis DNA harbors:
- a CDS encoding RNA-binding S4 domain-containing protein: MAPTDEANPGATARVDSWIWAVRLTKTRSQAATACRAGHVRVNGDRAKPAQSVRPGDEVRVFHAGRERVVEVRKVLTKRVGAPVAAEAYTDRTPPPPPREHVALAGVRDRGAGRPTKRERRELDQLRGDRRR, translated from the coding sequence ATGGCACCCACGGACGAGGCGAACCCGGGCGCGACGGCCCGCGTCGACAGCTGGATCTGGGCCGTACGCCTCACCAAGACCCGCTCCCAGGCCGCCACCGCCTGCCGCGCCGGGCACGTCCGCGTCAACGGCGACCGCGCCAAACCGGCCCAGTCCGTCCGGCCCGGTGACGAGGTGCGCGTCTTCCACGCCGGCCGCGAGCGCGTCGTCGAGGTGCGCAAGGTCCTCACCAAGCGCGTCGGAGCCCCCGTCGCGGCCGAGGCGTACACCGACAGGACCCCGCCCCCGCCGCCCCGCGAGCACGTCGCCCTCGCCGGTGTCCGCGACCGGGGCGCGGGCCGCCCCACCAAGCGCGAACGCCGCGAACTGGACCAGCTCCGCGGCGACCGCCGCCGGTAG
- a CDS encoding DUF6056 family protein: MLGLLWALTALLLRRAGLCAPRGTALLAAAMASAVFLLATPNTYKTFYWPAASVSHTLAPVLAAGAALPLLAARGRRGRAGALATALLAGVFTGTLSEEASVVALVVLGAVAVLAPQVLAERVRRTVRVWALTGTAGVAAGTLLLVTSPGARHRRDRYDAGTASMLAPDSLLTSLKLFARVLETVLTTWQYAGAVAAGVLLGLLARRRPDAGPAVLLPCRPLRLLSLGAGTVLACGYLCTVITYPVFGTRVLTTERTWNDYLLPYVLLLVAAGALLGRALRRAGRPVALRYAAAAVSAAVCAAAVAGLAVPLHRLGGDMRDRAERWDRQDRFLRERAASGARTAPYTPNTVARMLEPFGAGGARPWPARCVADYYRLDRVTDGRRAP; the protein is encoded by the coding sequence GTGCTCGGCCTGCTGTGGGCCCTCACCGCCCTGCTGCTGCGCCGCGCCGGCCTGTGCGCGCCGCGCGGCACCGCGCTCCTGGCCGCCGCCATGGCGAGCGCCGTGTTCCTGCTGGCCACCCCGAACACGTACAAGACCTTCTACTGGCCCGCCGCCTCGGTCTCCCACACCCTCGCCCCGGTCCTGGCCGCCGGCGCCGCCCTGCCGCTGCTCGCGGCCCGCGGCCGGCGCGGCCGGGCCGGCGCCCTCGCCACCGCCCTCCTGGCCGGGGTGTTCACCGGCACCCTCTCCGAGGAGGCGTCGGTCGTCGCCCTGGTCGTGCTCGGCGCCGTCGCCGTCCTGGCGCCGCAGGTCCTCGCCGAGCGGGTCCGCCGCACCGTCCGCGTCTGGGCGCTCACCGGCACGGCGGGCGTCGCCGCCGGCACGCTCCTGCTGGTCACGTCCCCCGGCGCGCGCCACCGCCGCGACCGCTACGACGCCGGAACCGCCTCCATGCTCGCCCCGGACTCCCTCCTCACCTCCCTGAAGCTGTTCGCCCGCGTCCTGGAGACGGTCCTCACGACCTGGCAGTACGCGGGGGCCGTCGCCGCGGGCGTCCTGCTGGGCCTCCTGGCCCGCCGCCGCCCGGACGCCGGGCCCGCCGTCCTGCTGCCGTGCCGCCCGCTGCGGCTGCTGTCCCTCGGCGCGGGGACCGTCCTCGCCTGCGGCTACCTGTGCACCGTCATCACCTATCCGGTGTTCGGCACCCGGGTCCTGACCACGGAGCGGACCTGGAACGACTACCTGCTGCCGTACGTGCTGCTGCTCGTCGCCGCGGGCGCCCTCCTCGGCAGGGCCCTGCGCCGCGCCGGGCGGCCCGTCGCCCTCCGGTACGCCGCCGCGGCCGTCTCCGCCGCCGTGTGCGCCGCGGCCGTCGCGGGCCTGGCCGTCCCGCTGCACCGGCTCGGCGGCGACATGCGGGACCGGGCCGAACGCTGGGACCGCCAGGACCGGTTCCTGCGCGAGCGGGCCGCGAGCGGCGCCAGGACCGCCCCGTACACGCCGAACACCGTCGCCCGGATGCTGGAGCCGTTCGGCGCGGGGGGCGCACGCCCGTGGCCGGCGCGCTGCGTCGCCGACTACTACCGCCTGGACCGCGTCACCGACGGCCGGCGCGCCCCGTAG
- a CDS encoding penicillin acylase family protein — MLATTAAALPATAAPPPSAGDRHPSAGGLSATVRYTEYGIPHILAKDYAGLGFGTGWAQAADQVCVLADGFVTVRGERSRHFGPNAATDGAMSSARTNLSSDLYFTGVRDARTVERLLARPAPAGPSREQKELMRGWAAGYNAWLEKNEVTDPACAGKPWVRPVDTLDVARRMHALAVLGGEGALVEGITAARPPAPGREPGPGADPDGVAGAARELFDERNATMGSNAVAFAGTTTANGRGLLLGNPHYPWHGGRRFWQSQQTIPGELNVQGASLLGTPVVQVGFTGDVAWSHTVATGQAMNLHQLALDPADPTAYLVDGRSEPMVRRTVTVPVADGEPVTRTQWWTRYGPVVTSLGRDPLPWTATTAYALHDPNAENLRMADASLGLAKARSTREVAAALRRTQGLPWVNTVASDRHGGTFFAQAQVVPRITDELAGRCSTPLGRTLYPATGIAVLDGSRADCALGRDPDAVQPGIMGPARWPVLRDTPYAVNANDSAWISHADRPLTGYERVFGDTGTERSLRTRGAVEDVAAMAGRGGLTVSDLQRQQFANRVPAADLTADEVVRACPAVLPDDAQACGALARWDRRMDVGSRGALLFDRFWRKLERETAPAERWEVPFSPADPVRTPRDLNTGAPGFATALRGAVAELRAAGIPLDAPLGEHQFVVRDGRRIPVHGGTGTGVWNMIVPVWDAAGGGYTEVRHGTSHVQAVGWDGGRCPVARTLLSYSQSSDPGSPHHADQTRLYAEKRWVTARFCERDILRDPALRVVRVTQ; from the coding sequence GTGCTCGCCACGACCGCGGCCGCACTGCCCGCCACCGCCGCCCCGCCCCCCTCGGCGGGCGACCGGCACCCGTCGGCGGGCGGGCTGTCGGCGACCGTCCGCTACACCGAGTACGGCATTCCGCACATCCTGGCGAAGGACTACGCCGGCCTGGGCTTCGGCACCGGCTGGGCGCAGGCCGCCGACCAGGTGTGCGTGCTCGCCGACGGGTTCGTCACCGTGCGGGGCGAGCGGTCGCGGCACTTCGGGCCGAACGCCGCGACGGACGGGGCGATGTCCTCGGCCCGCACCAACCTCTCCAGCGACCTGTACTTCACCGGTGTGCGCGACGCGCGCACCGTGGAGCGGCTGCTGGCCCGCCCGGCGCCCGCCGGGCCGAGCCGGGAGCAGAAGGAGCTGATGAGGGGCTGGGCCGCCGGGTACAACGCCTGGCTGGAGAAGAACGAGGTGACCGACCCCGCCTGCGCCGGGAAGCCGTGGGTGCGTCCGGTGGACACCCTGGACGTGGCCCGGCGGATGCACGCGCTCGCGGTCCTCGGCGGCGAGGGGGCCCTCGTCGAGGGCATCACGGCGGCACGACCGCCCGCCCCCGGCCGGGAGCCCGGCCCGGGAGCCGACCCGGACGGGGTGGCCGGGGCGGCCCGGGAGCTGTTCGACGAGCGGAACGCGACGATGGGGTCCAACGCCGTCGCGTTCGCCGGGACCACCACCGCCAACGGCCGGGGCCTGCTGCTCGGCAACCCGCACTACCCGTGGCACGGCGGCCGCCGGTTCTGGCAGTCGCAGCAGACGATCCCCGGCGAGCTGAACGTGCAGGGCGCCTCGCTGCTGGGCACGCCGGTGGTGCAGGTCGGTTTCACGGGCGACGTGGCGTGGAGCCACACCGTCGCCACCGGCCAGGCCATGAACCTGCACCAACTGGCCCTGGACCCGGCCGACCCCACGGCGTACCTGGTGGACGGCAGGTCCGAGCCGATGGTGCGGCGGACCGTGACCGTGCCCGTCGCCGACGGCGAGCCGGTGACCCGCACCCAGTGGTGGACCCGGTACGGCCCGGTCGTCACGTCCCTCGGCCGCGATCCGCTGCCGTGGACGGCGACGACCGCGTACGCGCTGCACGACCCCAACGCGGAGAACCTCCGCATGGCAGACGCCTCGCTCGGTCTCGCCAAGGCGCGCTCCACCCGGGAGGTGGCGGCGGCGCTGCGCCGCACCCAGGGCCTGCCCTGGGTGAACACCGTGGCCTCGGACCGGCACGGCGGTACCTTCTTCGCGCAGGCGCAGGTGGTGCCGAGGATCACCGACGAGCTGGCCGGGCGGTGCTCGACGCCGCTGGGCCGCACGCTGTACCCGGCGACGGGCATCGCCGTGCTCGACGGGTCGCGCGCCGACTGCGCGCTGGGCCGGGACCCGGACGCGGTGCAGCCCGGGATCATGGGCCCGGCGCGCTGGCCGGTGCTCCGGGACACCCCGTACGCGGTGAACGCCAACGACAGCGCGTGGATCTCCCACGCCGACCGGCCGCTGACCGGGTACGAGCGGGTCTTCGGCGACACGGGGACGGAGCGGTCGCTGCGGACGCGCGGGGCGGTCGAGGACGTCGCGGCGATGGCCGGCCGAGGCGGGCTGACCGTCTCCGACCTGCAACGGCAGCAGTTCGCCAACCGGGTGCCCGCCGCCGACCTGACCGCCGACGAGGTGGTGCGGGCGTGCCCGGCGGTGCTGCCGGACGACGCGCAGGCGTGCGGGGCGCTCGCGCGCTGGGACCGCCGCATGGACGTCGGAAGCCGGGGCGCCCTGCTGTTCGACCGGTTCTGGAGGAAGCTGGAGCGGGAGACGGCGCCCGCCGAGCGGTGGGAGGTGCCCTTCTCCCCGGCCGACCCGGTGCGCACGCCCCGCGACCTGAACACCGGCGCGCCCGGCTTCGCCACGGCGCTGCGCGGAGCCGTCGCCGAGCTGCGCGCGGCCGGCATACCCCTGGACGCGCCGCTGGGCGAGCACCAGTTCGTGGTGCGCGACGGCCGGCGCATCCCGGTGCACGGGGGTACGGGAACGGGCGTGTGGAACATGATCGTGCCCGTGTGGGACGCGGCGGGCGGCGGCTACACGGAGGTGCGGCACGGCACGAGCCACGTCCAGGCGGTCGGCTGGGACGGCGGCCGGTGCCCGGTGGCGCGGACGCTGCTGTCGTACTCCCAGTCGTCCGACCCCGGCTCGCCGCACCACGCCGACCAGACCCGGCTGTACGCGGAGAAGCGGTGGGTGACCGCGCGCTTCTGCGAGCGGGACATCCTGCGCGACCCGGCGCTGCGGGTGGTGCGGGTGACGCAGTGA
- a CDS encoding aminoglycoside phosphotransferase family protein, whose protein sequence is MYTASSSVSAPPRPGTVPAGGGPYPGRARADRNRRWAGAATGPLSGRIDLSGPQGARLRKVIASVHRICPEFNPVQVMRRSGRSVLLLGTTGRATAVAKCLLDHSPVWVERFRHEIAAYRAFVRHRPPVRVPRLIAADPDSGALVVERMPGRPAALSRHVAEAPPRADVRAVLEAVARLNQWCPPAGTFDAPLDYASRIARHHELGLFTDRDRDDLRKLLRGLTHAGGRQGVGQFCHGDALLSNMLLSPTGPVLVDWEHAGWYLPGYDLATLWTVLGDAPVARRRISRHAQAGGPVARDGFLVNLMLVLTREIRTYETAVQRTIREAPPAGSVPLQPGAVSPGEEQRLLLRRLHEDCALARRAVRAAVGAR, encoded by the coding sequence ATGTACACAGCATCGTCCTCCGTGTCCGCCCCTCCCCGGCCCGGCACCGTACCGGCCGGCGGCGGCCCGTACCCGGGCCGGGCCCGGGCCGACCGGAACAGGCGCTGGGCGGGAGCGGCGACCGGTCCGCTCAGCGGGAGGATCGACCTGTCGGGGCCGCAGGGCGCCCGGCTGCGGAAGGTGATCGCGTCGGTGCACCGCATCTGCCCGGAGTTCAACCCCGTGCAGGTGATGCGGCGCAGCGGGCGCTCGGTCCTGCTCCTCGGCACCACGGGGCGGGCCACCGCCGTCGCGAAGTGCTTACTGGACCACTCCCCCGTGTGGGTCGAGCGGTTCCGGCACGAGATCGCCGCCTACCGCGCGTTCGTCCGGCACCGTCCTCCGGTGCGGGTGCCGCGTCTGATCGCGGCGGACCCGGACAGCGGCGCGCTGGTCGTCGAGCGGATGCCGGGCCGGCCCGCCGCGCTGAGCCGCCACGTGGCGGAGGCGCCGCCGCGCGCGGACGTCCGGGCCGTCCTGGAGGCGGTGGCACGGCTCAACCAGTGGTGCCCGCCGGCCGGGACGTTCGACGCGCCGCTGGACTACGCCTCGCGGATCGCGCGGCACCACGAGCTGGGCCTGTTCACCGACCGCGACCGGGACGACCTGCGGAAGCTGCTGCGCGGCCTGACCCACGCCGGCGGCCGGCAGGGCGTGGGCCAGTTCTGCCACGGTGACGCGCTGCTGTCGAACATGCTGCTGTCACCGACCGGTCCGGTGCTGGTCGACTGGGAGCACGCCGGCTGGTACCTGCCCGGTTACGACCTGGCGACGCTGTGGACCGTGCTGGGCGACGCGCCCGTCGCGCGGCGGCGGATCAGCCGGCACGCGCAGGCCGGCGGCCCCGTGGCGCGCGACGGGTTCCTGGTGAACCTGATGCTCGTCCTGACGCGCGAGATCCGGACGTACGAGACGGCGGTGCAGCGCACGATACGAGAAGCACCGCCCGCGGGCTCGGTCCCCCTGCAGCCCGGCGCGGTCTCGCCCGGAGAGGAGCAGCGGCTGCTGCTGAGGCGGCTGCACGAGGACTGCGCGCTGGCCCGGCGGGCCGTGCGCGCGGCGGTCGGCGCGCGCTGA
- a CDS encoding SpoIIE family protein phosphatase, which yields MPSPLFADRPHQPPARGRADALVPQTRGPRGEEGAARRDAGTGPTDPRTRRRRSPYDPAARRFDDPGTTHPGQPLRGAPERSARRGSGAAGRDGRPRGEEAAGSPPARVGSAEWNLLTDEASWSGELYRIVGRSPGAGPMSLDELPSLVFAEDRAQLTRLLTGCLVDGRPIDGELRIVRPDGRMRTVRVTGGPVLDREGRTASMWAVFRDVGGPRRGGRAAYGPREAPRPAGDGYGAAVLDVAAHHCRGGGRSGGDWYDVLELPDGNTLLTTGGLMDRGAPAASAAMLLGTLRGLAVAGILPGASLGHLDRLARTAAPPVLGSVLCCRYDPATRTLRWARAGGPAPLLFRDGTGRALDRPEGAPLGTAASDGPYEQAEVRLRPGDLLLLRTGGPAGGGPGPDTGAPGTGRLLALAAEFARARNARDCVRRAVEALGGTGRADGPCVVAAGVGGPP from the coding sequence ATGCCGTCCCCCCTGTTCGCGGACCGTCCCCACCAGCCGCCGGCGCGCGGCCGGGCGGACGCCCTCGTCCCGCAGACCCGCGGGCCGCGCGGGGAGGAGGGCGCCGCGCGCCGGGACGCCGGGACCGGCCCGACCGACCCGCGGACCCGCCGCCGTCGCTCCCCGTACGACCCGGCCGCGCGCCGGTTCGACGATCCGGGCACGACGCATCCGGGGCAGCCGCTTCGGGGCGCCCCGGAGCGGTCCGCCCGGCGGGGTTCCGGGGCGGCGGGGAGGGACGGCCGCCCGCGTGGCGAGGAGGCCGCCGGCTCCCCGCCCGCCCGCGTCGGCAGCGCCGAGTGGAACCTGCTGACCGACGAGGCCAGCTGGTCCGGGGAGCTGTACCGGATCGTCGGCCGCTCCCCCGGTGCCGGGCCGATGTCCCTGGACGAGCTGCCGTCCCTGGTGTTCGCGGAGGACCGGGCGCAGCTCACCCGGTTGCTGACGGGCTGCCTGGTCGACGGCAGGCCGATCGACGGGGAGCTCCGGATCGTACGGCCCGACGGCCGGATGCGCACCGTGCGCGTGACGGGCGGACCGGTCCTCGACCGCGAGGGCCGCACGGCGTCCATGTGGGCGGTGTTCCGGGACGTCGGCGGGCCGCGCCGAGGAGGGCGTGCCGCGTACGGCCCCCGGGAGGCGCCGCGGCCCGCCGGGGACGGGTACGGGGCCGCCGTGCTGGACGTCGCCGCGCACCACTGCCGGGGCGGCGGCCGGTCCGGCGGCGACTGGTACGACGTGCTGGAGCTGCCCGACGGGAACACGCTGCTCACCACCGGCGGCCTCATGGACCGCGGCGCGCCCGCCGCCTCGGCGGCGATGCTGCTCGGCACGCTGCGGGGCCTCGCCGTGGCCGGCATCCTGCCGGGTGCGTCGCTGGGGCACCTCGACCGGCTGGCGCGGACCGCCGCGCCGCCCGTCCTCGGCAGCGTCCTGTGCTGCCGCTACGACCCGGCGACGCGGACGCTGCGCTGGGCACGGGCGGGAGGCCCCGCCCCGCTGCTGTTCCGCGACGGGACGGGGCGGGCCCTCGACCGGCCGGAGGGCGCCCCGCTGGGCACGGCCGCGTCGGACGGCCCCTACGAGCAGGCCGAGGTCCGGCTGCGCCCCGGCGACCTGCTGCTGCTCCGCACGGGCGGACCGGCCGGGGGCGGACCCGGGCCGGACACGGGCGCGCCGGGCACCGGGCGGCTGCTCGCACTCGCGGCGGAGTTCGCCCGCGCGCGCAACGCGCGGGACTGCGTGCGACGGGCGGTCGAGGCACTCGGCGGCACGGGGCGCGCCGACGGCCCCTGCGTCGTGGCGGCCGGAGTGGGCGGCCCGCCGTAG
- a CDS encoding VOC family protein — protein MTRESTAADSATATSEGTVYGALCWVSLMTRDLEAAHDFYGAVMGWRFRPARLGKGFSVALSGGRVIAGMGALASEFHVAVAWTPYFAVRNADVTAGRIRERSGTVAVGPVAFALGRGALAADRDGAVFGIWEGELPTGWGQWRSTAPAWVRLHTRDAFEAAIFYGEVLDWACGRPGHCDVEYEGDEVVLRSAGRAVARLSSGALEAAPDPAIRPRWQVHFPVPDIEARVAAAQRHGGTVVSHEPGVQATLRDPDGALFTLTDAGTAELTRADPEAAELTRADPEAAERTRAVPGPTDVSAEAGTVEPPD, from the coding sequence ATGACCAGAGAATCGACGGCCGCGGATTCGGCGACGGCGACATCGGAGGGCACGGTCTACGGGGCGCTGTGCTGGGTCAGCCTGATGACCCGCGACCTGGAGGCCGCACACGACTTCTACGGGGCCGTCATGGGCTGGAGGTTCCGGCCCGCGCGGCTCGGGAAGGGCTTCAGCGTCGCGCTGTCCGGCGGCCGGGTGATCGCCGGGATGGGCGCGCTGGCCTCGGAGTTCCACGTGGCGGTGGCCTGGACGCCGTACTTCGCCGTGCGGAACGCCGACGTGACGGCGGGGCGCATCCGCGAGCGCAGCGGCACGGTGGCGGTCGGGCCGGTCGCGTTCGCCCTGGGGCGGGGGGCGCTGGCGGCGGACCGGGACGGAGCGGTGTTCGGCATCTGGGAGGGCGAGCTGCCCACCGGGTGGGGGCAGTGGCGGTCGACGGCCCCGGCGTGGGTGCGGCTGCACACGCGGGACGCGTTCGAGGCGGCGATCTTCTACGGGGAGGTCCTGGACTGGGCGTGCGGGCGGCCGGGCCACTGCGACGTGGAGTACGAGGGCGACGAGGTGGTGCTGCGCAGCGCCGGGCGGGCGGTGGCGCGGCTGTCGTCGGGCGCCCTGGAGGCCGCTCCGGACCCGGCGATCCGGCCGCGCTGGCAGGTGCACTTCCCGGTGCCGGACATCGAGGCACGGGTGGCGGCGGCGCAGCGGCACGGCGGGACGGTGGTCTCCCACGAGCCGGGGGTGCAGGCGACGCTGCGCGACCCGGACGGCGCACTGTTCACCCTGACGGACGCGGGGACCGCCGAGCTCACCCGCGCCGACCCGGAGGCCGCCGAGCTCACCCGCGCCGACCCGGAGGCCGCCGAACGCACGCGCGCCGTCCCCGGGCCGACGGACGTGAGCGCGGAGGCGGGCACCGTGGAGCCGCCCGACTGA
- a CDS encoding glycosyltransferase family 2 protein: MVDVSVVVPCLDESEVIGAFHAAVVAALEPTGTVFEICYVDDGSRDGTVERLRELARADARVRYTSFSRNFGKESAMLAGMRMSRGAAVVLMDADLQHPPELLPRMLELRRHGYDQVVARRDRSGEGPVRRALGRAYYRLVRRFMEVEVVDGAGDFRLLSRRAVAAVLSLPESNRFSKGLFSWIGFDTVDFRYEDARRAAGRSKWGGRRLLNYGIDGLLSFNSRPLRLAVHTGLWLFLSAFAYALWIVGNALLDGVDTPGYATLITAVVGLGGVQLATLGVIGEYVGRIYHEAKRRPHYVVRETERDVPGNPAAGPAPARAGRP; the protein is encoded by the coding sequence ATGGTGGACGTGTCGGTCGTCGTTCCCTGTCTCGACGAGAGCGAGGTGATCGGCGCGTTCCACGCGGCGGTGGTGGCCGCGCTGGAGCCCACGGGGACCGTCTTCGAGATCTGCTACGTGGACGACGGCAGCCGCGACGGGACGGTGGAGCGGCTGCGGGAGCTGGCCCGGGCCGATGCGCGGGTGCGGTACACGTCGTTCAGCCGGAACTTCGGCAAGGAGTCGGCGATGCTCGCCGGGATGCGGATGTCCCGGGGCGCCGCGGTGGTGCTGATGGACGCCGACCTCCAGCACCCGCCGGAACTGCTGCCGCGGATGCTGGAGCTGCGCCGGCACGGCTACGACCAGGTGGTGGCGCGCCGGGACCGGTCCGGTGAGGGCCCGGTCCGCAGGGCGCTCGGCCGCGCCTACTACCGGCTGGTGCGGCGGTTCATGGAGGTGGAGGTCGTCGACGGGGCCGGCGACTTCCGGCTGCTGTCGCGGCGCGCCGTGGCGGCGGTCCTGTCGCTGCCGGAGAGCAACCGGTTCTCCAAGGGCCTGTTCTCGTGGATCGGCTTCGACACGGTCGACTTCCGCTACGAGGACGCGCGGCGGGCCGCCGGCAGGTCCAAGTGGGGCGGCAGGCGGCTGCTGAACTACGGCATCGACGGGCTGCTGTCCTTCAACAGCCGCCCGCTGCGGCTGGCCGTGCACACCGGTCTGTGGCTGTTCCTCTCGGCGTTCGCCTACGCCCTGTGGATCGTGGGGAACGCGCTGCTGGACGGCGTGGACACCCCCGGGTACGCGACGCTGATCACGGCGGTGGTCGGGCTGGGCGGGGTGCAGCTGGCGACGCTCGGGGTGATCGGCGAGTACGTCGGGCGGATCTACCACGAGGCGAAGCGGCGCCCCCACTACGTGGTGCGGGAGACCGAGCGGGACGTGCCGGGGAATCCCGCGGCGGGTCCCGCCCCGGCCCGGGCGGGCCGGCCCTGA
- a CDS encoding calcium:proton antiporter, whose amino-acid sequence MGTQTDGDPGRAPAAEPGDGAAAPRPWREYTTWIPLVALAVLVLGWGRDLPGAAVAVVGLCLAGAVLSAVHHAEVIAHRVGEPFGSLVLAVAVTVIEVGLIVMLMVSGGDKAASYARDTVFAAVMITCNGIVGLSLLVATLRGRVAVFNAEGSGGALATVTTLATTTLVLPAFTTGTPGPEFTGAQLAFAAVASLSLYGLFVTVQTVRHREYFLPVTAEGRPVGPSVHAPPTRTAARWSLGLLAAALVAVVGLAKLVSPAIESGVRTAGLPTAVVGVAIALMVLLPETLAAVRAARGGRVQTSLNLAYGSAIASIGLTVPTIALLSVWLSGPLVLGLGPVHLVLLALTALVSALTVVPGRATLLQSGVHLLLFAAFVFLSISP is encoded by the coding sequence ATGGGCACGCAGACCGACGGGGACCCGGGCCGCGCCCCCGCAGCGGAACCCGGGGACGGGGCCGCCGCGCCGCGCCCGTGGCGGGAGTACACCACCTGGATCCCGCTCGTGGCGCTGGCCGTCCTCGTCCTGGGCTGGGGCCGCGACCTGCCCGGAGCCGCCGTCGCCGTCGTCGGGCTCTGCCTCGCCGGGGCCGTGCTCTCCGCGGTCCACCACGCCGAAGTGATCGCCCACCGCGTCGGCGAGCCCTTCGGGTCCCTCGTCCTCGCCGTCGCCGTGACCGTCATCGAGGTCGGCCTGATCGTCATGCTGATGGTCTCGGGCGGCGACAAGGCGGCCTCCTACGCCCGCGACACGGTCTTCGCCGCCGTCATGATCACCTGCAACGGCATCGTCGGGCTGTCCCTGCTCGTGGCGACCCTCCGGGGCCGCGTCGCCGTCTTCAACGCCGAGGGCTCCGGCGGCGCCCTCGCCACCGTCACCACCCTCGCCACGACGACCCTCGTCCTGCCCGCCTTCACCACCGGCACCCCCGGCCCCGAGTTCACCGGGGCGCAGCTGGCCTTCGCCGCGGTCGCCTCCCTGAGCCTGTACGGGCTCTTCGTCACCGTGCAGACCGTCCGCCACCGGGAGTACTTCCTGCCCGTCACCGCCGAGGGCCGGCCCGTCGGCCCGTCCGTGCACGCCCCGCCCACCCGCACGGCCGCCCGGTGGAGCCTCGGCCTGCTCGCGGCGGCCCTGGTCGCCGTCGTCGGCCTGGCCAAGCTCGTCTCCCCGGCGATCGAGTCCGGGGTGAGGACCGCCGGCCTGCCCACAGCGGTCGTCGGCGTCGCCATCGCCCTGATGGTGCTGCTGCCGGAGACGCTGGCCGCGGTGCGCGCCGCGCGCGGCGGGCGCGTCCAGACCAGCCTCAACCTGGCCTACGGCTCCGCGATCGCCAGCATCGGGCTGACCGTGCCGACGATCGCGCTTCTCTCCGTGTGGCTGTCCGGGCCCCTGGTCCTGGGGCTGGGCCCGGTCCACCTGGTGCTGCTGGCGCTCACCGCGCTGGTGAGCGCCCTGACCGTGGTGCCCGGACGCGCCACGCTCCTGCAGAGCGGCGTCCACCTGCTGCTGTTCGCCGCCTTCGTGTTCCTCTCGATCAGCCCCTGA
- the paaK gene encoding phenylacetate--CoA ligase PaaK, whose protein sequence is MAEDLRDAGERLDREELAELQLGRLRSTLRHAYDNVPFYRRSFDAAGVRPEDCRSLADLARFPFTTKADLRDEYPFGMFAVDRSRVRRVHASSGTTGRPTVVGYTEGDLDVWADVVARSIRAAGGRPGQVVHVAYGYGLFTGGLGAHGGAERLGCTVVPASGGMTERQVRLILDFRPEVIMVTPSYMLTLLDEFERQGVDPRSTSLKVGIFGAEPWTEEMRREIEERFAIDAVDIYGLSEVIGPGVAQECVETKDGLHVWEDHFYPEVVDPVTGEVLPDGERGELVFTSLTKEAMPVVRYRTRDLSRLLPGTARVFRRMEKVTGRSDDMVILRGVNLFPTQVEEVLLRTPGLAPHFQLRLTRRGRLDALTVRVEARPGATAERRAGAAREVRAAVKEGIGVAVEVDVVDPGTLERSVGKVKRIVDLREVPDGTRGHGGTRG, encoded by the coding sequence ATGGCGGAGGACCTGCGGGACGCCGGGGAGCGGCTGGACCGGGAGGAGCTGGCGGAGCTCCAGTTGGGGCGGCTGCGGTCGACGCTGCGCCACGCGTACGACAACGTGCCCTTCTACCGGCGGTCCTTCGACGCGGCGGGGGTGCGGCCGGAGGACTGCCGGTCGCTCGCGGACCTGGCCCGGTTCCCGTTCACCACCAAGGCGGACCTGCGGGACGAGTACCCCTTCGGGATGTTCGCGGTGGACCGGTCGCGGGTGCGGCGCGTCCACGCGTCGAGCGGGACGACGGGCAGGCCCACGGTGGTCGGCTACACCGAGGGGGACCTCGACGTGTGGGCGGACGTGGTGGCCCGGTCCATACGCGCCGCCGGGGGCCGGCCCGGGCAGGTCGTGCACGTGGCGTACGGGTACGGGCTGTTCACCGGCGGGCTCGGGGCGCACGGCGGGGCGGAGCGGCTCGGCTGCACGGTGGTGCCGGCCTCCGGGGGGATGACGGAGCGCCAGGTGCGGCTGATCCTGGACTTCCGGCCGGAGGTGATCATGGTGACGCCGTCGTACATGCTGACGCTGCTGGACGAGTTCGAGCGGCAGGGTGTCGATCCGCGCTCGACGTCGCTGAAGGTGGGCATCTTCGGCGCGGAGCCGTGGACGGAGGAGATGCGGCGGGAGATCGAGGAGCGGTTCGCGATCGACGCCGTCGACATCTACGGCCTGTCGGAGGTGATCGGGCCGGGCGTGGCGCAGGAGTGCGTGGAGACCAAGGACGGGCTGCACGTCTGGGAGGACCACTTCTACCCGGAGGTCGTCGACCCGGTGACGGGCGAGGTGCTGCCGGACGGGGAGCGGGGCGAACTGGTGTTCACCTCGCTCACCAAGGAGGCCATGCCGGTGGTGCGGTACCGGACGCGGGACCTGTCGCGGCTGCTGCCGGGCACCGCGCGGGTGTTCCGGCGGATGGAGAAGGTGACGGGCCGCAGCGACGACATGGTGATCCTGCGCGGGGTGAACCTCTTCCCGACGCAGGTCGAGGAGGTCCTGCTGCGGACGCCGGGGCTGGCGCCCCACTTCCAGCTGCGGCTGACCCGTAGGGGGCGGCTGGACGCGCTGACCGTGCGGGTCGAGGCGCGCCCGGGTGCGACGGCGGAGCGGCGGGCCGGGGCCGCGCGGGAGGTCCGGGCGGCCGTGAAGGAGGGCATCGGGGTGGCGGTCGAGGTGGACGTGGTGGACCCGGGGACGCTGGAGCGGTCGGTGGGGAAGGTCAAGCGGATCGTCGACCTCAGGGAAGTCCCTGACGGGACTCGGGGTCACGGGGGCACCCGGGGCTGA